The sequence CCACTCATCGCAGGTGTGATACCTGCGTTCTCGGGGAGTATCATCGACTGCACGTGGACTGGGACTGAATCCGTCTGTACCGGTGGGGTTGGGCCGCAAGCCGCTCTTGCCGTCGCTGTCGGGCTTCCCTTGACCATCATTTGGCTGAACACGTATCAGAACCGAATTCGCCCACTACTTGCTCGGCGAGGCATCGTACCGTAAGCAAAGCACCGAGGACGACCATCGGTTTCACAGACTCCACGCTCGCTCAGACGGGTGCCCGCGACCGACTCGCGCCCTGTATCTTGCACGCACTCTCTGTCAATTTCTGAGGATTTCAACAGAGCCTGACGCACTGTGCGTGTTCGCTGGCGCGATTCAACTGGTTTCCGTGAGACATCGCCTCCGAGAATCCTACGCAACAATTGACCTCCAAATTGAGTACACTGTGTTGCGTAGGAACAACAGCCCCCGTGACCTGAGTCAAGCGCTCGATCGGGGGGAACTCGGGGGACGGTATGGCTCGGGGACGACCACATCGGGTCCGTGTTCGTCCTCGATGATAGCGACGACAGTCGAACCGCCGTTGCGGACTCGCGGTGGGCCCCACTCGATTTGCACTGTGTCGCCGACGGCAATGTCGTTCTCAACCGTCCACAGGTATGGTACTTCGAGGACGTACTTCGCTCGCCCCCGATATTCCGTATAGGGTTCGCCGTCGGTTTCGAGTTCGCCGTGGTGGATGGTCGTGATGGTCCCGTCGGCGTCGATGAAGATGATATCGATGGGGAAGGTCATATCTCGCATGACGTAGGCACGCTCTTTCTCCTGTTTGTGGCGGAAGAACATCCCGTGGCCGGGGTCGAGCGACTCGGTTTCTGAGAGCCCGATGGCCAGTTCGCGCCACGTCGCGGCGACGGGGCCCTCGACAAATTCGAGGTAGCCACCATTTTCGTCGTAGATGGTCGCTGTCGCGTAGTTCGGCGACGTCAGATCAGAGTACATCGTGAATCCGACCCAGCCGACCATCGGCGCGAAGACGATGATGAGGACGGCGAGAACTCGGCGGTCTGTGAGGCGGTCGATGATTCGGCGGGCGGGCGTGTCTTCAGGGAATACCGGGAGATCGGTCGGGTCGATGACCTCCTCATCCACCGCCGTGTGCCCCGGTCGGTGCTGGTCTTCGTGATCGTGATTGTCGGTGTCTGTGCGGTCTGGAGTGTTTGAATTTGAGTCTGTAGTCATGGAGGTGAGACGGTCAGAGGAGAATCCATGCGAGCGTGCTGAACACGTTGCCGCCGATACTCGCCCCGACGAGCGTGAGGCCGATGACGATACCCCGCCGCCCTCGGGCATTGGCGAGCGAGTCGCGGCTGCCGAACGCCCACCAGGTCATCCCGATGATGAAGACGGCGAGGCCTAGTGCTTCAAGTGCGAGACTGAGGGCAGTTGCGAGTTGTGAGATCGAGCTTGCGTGTGAACCCGTGACCGCGCCGTATGGCCAGCCGGCGGGGAGGAATCGAGACCCCAAGATAAACACGAGGACGTCGTAGAGGAGGTCGAGGCCTGTGATGGCGACGAACCCGCTTGCGCCGCCGACAGCCATCCCCCGGTAGCGGTCCATCGAGCGGGCGTTCTTTGAGCCGTAGAACCATCCGATCACGCCGACTACGAGTGCGATGAGCATCCCGTAGCGCCCGAGTACCTCTGCGATCTGGTAGATCCGGAGGAAGGGCTCGACGAAGCCGCCGACGCTACTCATGCTTTCTTCCCTCCGCCGCGTTTGGTCGTGCGGCGGCGCATTCGCACGTACCAGAACGCGAAGATACCGAGGGCAAGCCACTCGACGAAGATGAGGGTGTTATTGATCGCCCCGGAGATGTACTCGCCGACGGTGCCGGCGGCTACGAAGGCAACGTCTCCCGGTGGAAGGAGATAGAGGATGCTGTCACCCTTGTAGTATGGGTTGTCCGGGCCGGTGTCCCATACATCGCCGTCGTACCTGGCTCGGAGGGTCATCCCGTCCCACGTAACTGAGGCACGCCCCTCAGAGTCGGTGGTGACGGTCCAGTTCGTTCCGTCTGCTTGGGTGACGGTGATGGTCTTGTTGTCGAGGAAGTTGCTGTTCGTATCGGTCAAGATGAGTGTGCCCTCGTGCCCTTCGCCGGTGGGTGAGCGATCTATCTCCATCAGCCGAAGGACGGTTGGAGAGTAGGGTTTAGTGGAGACGTTGAGTTGGTCGTCGAGACTGCCTCCGAAGGGGTTGTCGGCAGTCGCCGTGGCCGTCTCGCCAGTTTCGAGGTCGTTGGAATTGAGGGTCACGACGTACTGCGTGTAGAGTTCGGTTGGTGCGTCGTTGTCCGTGTCGCTGACACCGGCAGGGAGCGGTGCTCCACCGGGTCGAGCTGCGACTTGCGTATCGACCGTTCGGAGGTAGCCCCAGCGTTGGGTTTCGACGGAGTCCTGTTGACGTGGGAACTCCATCGTGACGTTGGCGACGCTCGTTTGATAGTGGTAGATGGCTGGCCAGCGGTCGCCTTGTGTGTGGGTTACGTCGTGTATGTTCGACCCGCTTGCCGTCCGGACTTCGACCGCGTCGTTCCGCGAGACGCCGTAGAAGCGCCACGGCGAGTCGATATTGACGACTTTCCCGTTGACGTCAACCTGAATCTGTCTCCACGGGTCGTGGGGAAGGTCCTGGTCGCCCGTCCACGTGATGAGCAGTCGGTCGTCGCCTTCACCGTCAATGTGAACGACGCTGATGTTGAGATTGGGCGAATCGAAGTCGGTGATCGTCACGGGGACGCTGTATTGTGTCGTGTGAGTGTACGTGCTCGTACTGGATTTCGACCATTCGTTGCACCGCGAACTCGTGATGCCCCAGCGACTTTCGACCTCGCTGGTCACCCGGAGCGTGGCGGTGAGGGTGTATTCCCCTCGGGGGTATTCGAGGGGCATACTCGACGGGTCTTCGATAGCAATCCAGGTTGTGTCACCGAATTTCGCCCAGTCGGATTCACCGCTGAATCCGGGGCGGTCGAGCTGGACAGAGGTGACTTCCGCACTAGAGTTGATGAGTTCGTACTCGGCCCACTTCGTCCGGTCGTAGTAGTGCCAGTGGGTACTCTTGTGCGTGTGCGTAGAGTTATCGTGGGTGTGCGTTCGGCGGTGGATGTGCTTTATCTTACACTGGTCATCGTAGCTGTAGTCTGGCGGTGCGATGGCTCGGTGGTCGAACGGGACGTAGGCTCCCCGCGTGGGGGTTCCGCCCACGACGTAACTATCGCGATACCAGACGCCACCGAAGACGTAGTTGATGCCGACCCACGCATCGCGGACGGTGTCGAAGTTCGACTGCCCCCACTGTCGGGACATACTCGCGCCATCGCTGGTCGGATAGAGTTCTCGACCATTCACCGTCGGGATGGCGACGCGGTCGGAGTCTTGGGCGTACCGCGAATACTGGCCGGCGGCGTGGAGGTTTCGGTCTATCGTGTTCGAGTAGTACGCAGTGTGGATGAGCGCTTCCTCTGGGTTTGCCACGTAGAGTTCCTCCGCATTACGGTCCCACCTGACCTCGGCATTATAGACGGGTTGCCATTCACCGTATTGGCTGGTGACGCGGACGAACCACTTTCCGTCGGTGCTCGTCGGGCCGTCATAGGTGTTGTTGCCGTGGACGAGGAGGAACTGCGTCTCCTGGTAGGAGGTGATATCGGCATAGCGCGTCCACCGATCTTGATACGGAACGGCTTGAAAATCGCTGAGGTCTCTGATGTAGACGTCTTGCGTCGCGACGTATCGGAGTGTCTGTGAGGGTGATTGCGATTTGGCTTGGAGCTCGACCGGCCCATATGGATAGTCGTTCTCGAAGTAGCCGTTGTAGGAGATGTCACTCGGGTCGACGTCGTCGTCATTGTTCGCGAGGATACGGTAGGTATCGTCGTAGGACTTCTCGACACCGGGGTCTGGGGACGGGATTGCGGTGATAGCCCCCAGGCCAGCGGCGACGACGCTGACGGACGCGAGCAGGAGCGATCCCACGAGCGCTATCGTAATGCACGCGTGGATGTGCTGTGCGTACCGCCCGTCGGTGCGCTTGGGCCGGGGGAGACTGAGACATCGCTCGGAGAGTCCGGTTCGGAATGCGCGACCAGCCGACGTGACACGCCCTCCCAGCGTGGTGTCGTCCTGGTGCGCTCCGGTCCCAGTCCCGGTCTCGGTCTTTGACTCGTCCTCGGTCTCGGGGTCGACCCGTTGACTGTCAGTATCGGCCCCCTTCCGGGGGAAGTCAGCCTGAGAGGACATGGTCAAGCAGGCGGATGAAGACGGGGAAGGCGAAGCCGATAATCGAGATGACGATGCCTGTAGTCGCCATCATGAATCCGCGCCGTCGGTTGTTCAGAGAGGGGCTGATGAAGTACGCGATGATGCCGACAATCATCGTGATGAGGCCACTCCATTTGAGGAGGGTTCCGACCCAGCCGGGGACCCTGATTGCATCTTTCAAATCGGCAACGAGCGTGCTGAGGTCCGTGCCGGATTGTAAGGGAAGGATCGAAGCTCGCTGTGCATCCGGGGTCGAAAGGAGTGCGTCCGAGTAGAGTACTTGTGCACGCGTGAGCGTCTGTATGAGGTTGAGGTTATTGCCGAGTCGAAACCCGGATCCAAAGCCGAATCCGGGAGGTTGGAGCGGGCTGCAAGCTGCTCGAAGCGACGGGGCGACCGAGGAGGCCACGTCGATGGCTGTGCTGGGTAGTGAGAGAGGCCCGGCGAGGATGAGCCACCGGCTGGCGACATCGATGGCCTCTGGCTGTAGTGCTATCATGGGGAGGGTGTTCTCTCCACGCACCGTCTGGTGTAGCGACGGTGGTGTTTGGTACAGCACGGGAGGCCATCTGCGGCTAAATACCCTCCTCGGTCACATCGGATGTGGTGCTACAGGGACCACATTGAATGTAGAAATGTGGGCGTGAAAACATCTTAGGGTCGGCTGGCTTACGGATGCCGATGGAAAATCCCGGTCATAACCAGTCGGTCGCTCACAATTCGAGCGACTGCCCGCCCACCCGAAATGGGCGCGAGTCTGCGGAGCGTCTCGAGACGCCCGGTGGGACTCGCGACGCTCCGGCGAGCGCCATCCGGGACTCTGTCCACAATCCAAACAACGGGAACACCCTCCTATGCCTGAAATCCAAGTTGATTGGCACTCTCAACAGGAGGCCGACCGCCTACGCGATCTCCGTGACCGACACGGGATGGTGTGGCGCGGCGTCCTACTCGAGGGGGCTAAACACGCAGAAAGTGTAGATTTGCTTAAGGCGCTCACAGAGCTCCACCCAGCACTCGCGACAACGCTCCCCAACCCGACCGGGGACGGCGCGGCCCCGAGCCGGTCGGAGCTGACCGAGGAGTTGCGAGAGCAGATTCGTGAGCAACAGCGCATCCGAGCGACGGCAGAGATCCCACTCTCTGCGTTCGATGATGAAACGGACGCCAACACGCAACGACAGCGTGAGGGCAACATCGAGAGCGACCCTACTCCCGAAGTAGCGGGCGTGGAGGCACAGCCGTCGCGTGTTGATACCGACCGAACGCGGGCGTACAAGCAGTGGGACGTACAGGAAGCCCGTGCCCTCGAAGACGGCGAGGTACTCCATCTCGATGCACACGCGGACGTGGGGGATGTGCTTCGCCACGAAGGGCAAGAGGCCGACCACCCTGATGACGAACTCGAGGAGTGGGAAGTCTATGACGACCATCTGTACGATTATAGCGGGGACTACTGATGGCGGGGAGTACCCGGATCAGAATCACGTCCCAGGAGGAGTACGAATGGCTCGACTCCGTTCGTGTAAAGTACGGACTCACCTGGCGTGGGATGCTGTTGAAGGCCGAGCAGCGGTTGCTCGCCGCCGAACGTCACTGGCCGGAAGAGTTCCAGACACCAGAGCACCTCCGCGCGGGCGGCGTCGCCGGCGTTGCGAGTGACACCGGTGGTGACAGGGACGCGTCGGCAGAGACCGACGAGGTGGTTGGATGAGCAAGGACGTCCCGATGGCGTCGCATTTGCTTTCCTCGAAAGTGTTCGGTGTCTCGGCCCGGAAGCTTGCCGAGTCGTTGGGTCCGCCGCTCATCGTCCCAATCATCCTCTACGCGATTGGATTACCGCTCCTGGTCACGGCGCCGTTCGTGATTCTCGGGGCCATCGCTGGACTCGTTATCTACACACGGACGCCGGAGGGACAACGCCCGATTCGGTATGCAGCAGCGATGGTTCGCCACTTCCGAGGGCGGACAGAGTACCTCTGGAAGCCCCCCGAGGCTGGCGACCACGATATCGCTTCGCGTGAGCCCTTCGAGGGCTGGATCACGGAGCGGCCAGACCCGGCTGGGAGTGGCAGTGTGAGTGAGAACGAGGGCGGGAACGAGAGTTACCGCTCGGATA comes from Salinirubellus salinus and encodes:
- a CDS encoding DUF192 domain-containing protein, whose translation is MDEEVIDPTDLPVFPEDTPARRIIDRLTDRRVLAVLIIVFAPMVGWVGFTMYSDLTSPNYATATIYDENGGYLEFVEGPVAATWRELAIGLSETESLDPGHGMFFRHKQEKERAYVMRDMTFPIDIIFIDADGTITTIHHGELETDGEPYTEYRGRAKYVLEVPYLWTVENDIAVGDTVQIEWGPPRVRNGGSTVVAIIEDEHGPDVVVPEPYRPPSSPRSSA